The Enterobacter oligotrophicus sequence CCCTGGTTATGCAGCAGCCAGGTCGCGACAGCCGCGAGGATCACAACGCCGACGATGGTGGCCAGCAGTTTGCCCATGTGTACTGGTTCGAAGTCCGGCTTTGAACCGTAGTCTTTCACCCAGCGTTTGCAGAAAGCAAAGTTCACCACGGTGATCAGCATACCGACCACGGACAGGGAGAACGCGACGCTCCAGCCGAATTTCGCGGCCAGCCATGGCGTTGCCAGCATGGAGAAGAAGGAACCGATGTTCACGGACATGTAGTACATGGTGAATGCACCGTCCAGACGCGGGTCATCTTTGCTGTAGCAGGTAGAGAGCAGGGAAGACGGGTTCGCTTTGAACAGACCGTTACCGACCGCGATGGTCGCCATACCCATATAGACCACAGCCGCATCATGCCCGGACCATGCAACCAGTGCATAACCAATCGCCAGCACGATGGCACCCAGCATAATGACACGTTTGGTGCCGAGAACTTTATCGCCCAGCCAGCCGCCGATAGCGACCAGGCCGTACACCAGTGCACTGAATGAAGAGAACAGCGTGATAGAATCTGCTTCGGACATACCCAGTTGTTTTACCAGGTAAACCGCCATGATCCCTTGCAGGCCGTAATAACCAAAACGCTCCCATAACTCAATAGAGAAGATGAGATAGAACGCTTTTGGTTGTTTAAAAGCGTTCAGGCTCACGCTTTCTTCTGTTGGTTTATTGTTTGCAGTAGACACATATACCTCTTTTTTTACATCCCATATTAACGGGGGTGTTCATAGCGTGATGACCGTAGTCCATCCGCTTTATAGTTATATTGGGAGGGGAAACGGCGGGTAATGTTCACTATCCTGACCCGTCTGGCAAGATGTTTGTAATACTCTGTTACATATAACTCAAGCGGTATAATCGTCGGATCATGCAAATGTTATTCAGCGTTAAATTTTATTGGTTGGATAATGCTGGTTTTTTTCACTACAGAATCCCCCTGAAAGCGGCTGTATGGCGATATGTTCTGCTATTTGGCCTTTCAGGTAGTGATATGGTCCATATTCTGAAAAATGAGTGGTCTTATCTGCGGTATTGAAAGGGTTATATCTTGTCTGGCAAAGGGTTTGCGCAAGGTTTAACAACAAAAATCCAACATGACGTTATCAGAGTGATCTTGATCACATATGTATAGAAATTTTTGATGATGAAAAAACAATTAACCTGTTTGAGTGTTAAATGACCACACAATCGACAACGTTAAAAGCATCAGGGACGGACAATTGACGGTCAAAAGGAAGGTTCACAGATGACCTTCCTTTTATAAGGTTTTGACAGGAGAAGTAAAAAAAGAAAAGGTGGGATCAGGAATAGACTTTTTCTTTAAATTCGCACAAATCTTCAATAATGCAGGAACCACAGCGGGGCTTGCGTGCAATACAGGTGTAGCGTCCATGAAGGATCAACCAGTGATGGCAATCAACCTTGAATTCGGCGGGAACAACTTTTAATAGTTTCTCTTCGACCTGCTCGACGTTTTTACCTGGCGCGAAGTTGGTGCGGTTAGACACGCGGAAAATATGAGTGTCAACGGCGATAGTCGGCCAGCCAAACGCAGTATTCAGCACCACATTCGCTGTCTTACGGCCTACGCCCGGCAGCGCTTCCAGCGCCGCACGATCTTCCGGCACCTCGCCACCATGCTGCTCCAGCAAAATGCGGCAGGTCTTAATCACATTTTCGGCTTTGCTGTTAAACAGGCCGATGGTCTTGATATAGGACTTCACGCCCTCCACGCCCAAATCAAGCATAGCCTGCGGCGTATTGGCAACGGGATAGAGCAGGGCAGTGGCTTTGTTGACGCTTACGTCAGTGGCCTGCGCAGAGAGCAGCACCGCGATCAGCAGCTCAAAAGGAGAGGTAAAATTCAGCTCCGTCGTGGGGTGTGGATTTTCATTCCGCAGACGGGTCAGGATCGCAATGCGTTTCTCTTTATTCATGAAGCCTTCTCGGGTATCCCTTCCTGAACGCTGCGCTCGGCGGCACGGCGTTTACGTTTTTCATCGATCAGGTATTTTATCGCCAGCATCATGCCAAGGCCAATAAAAGCGCCCGGTGGCAACATCGCCAGCAGGAACGGGGTGTCCGTATGGAACACCTCAATACGCAAGGCTCTTGCCCAGCCGCCCAGCAGTGCGTCCGCACCGTCAAACAGCGTACCGTTGCCCAGAATTTCGCGTAGTGATCCCAGAACGAACATTGCGCCGGTGGCTCCCATACCGATAGAGAATCCATCCAGCGCTGACATGGCCGGGCTATTCTTCACCGCAAAGGCTTCCGCACGGCCCACGACGATACAGTTGGTTACAATAAGCGGAATAAAGATCCCAAGCGACTGGTACAGGCCAAACGCATAGGCGTTAATCAGCATCTGCACGACACTCACCACCGAGGCGATGATCATCACGTAAATCGGAATACGGATTTCCGACGGCGTCCAGCGGCGCAGGGCAGAGATGGACAAGTTGGTCAGGGTCAGCACCAGCGTCGTCGCCAGGCCCAGACCAAGCGCGTTGGTCGCAGTGGATGTGACCGCCAGCAGCGGGCACATCCCCAGCAACTGCACCAGCGCGGAGTTGTTCTTCCAGAGTCCCTGGACGATAACCTCTTTAACCTGGCTCATGATTACTCCTCACAGGCCGGAAGATTGTTGATCTGCGCGGGCAGCGTTTCTGCATATAACCCGGCACGTTTTACGGCGTTAACGACCGCGCGTGGCGTGATGGTTGCCCCCGTGAACTGGTCGAACTCACCGCCATCTTTCTTCACCGCAAAGGCAGTATCATTTTCGCCATGAATAACTTTACCGGCAAAGTGCAAAATCCAGTCACTCAGACGTGGTTCGATCTTATCTCCAAGACCCGGTGTCTCGTGATGTTCCGTCACGCGGGTGCCCAGCACGGTACCTGAGAAATCGCTTCCCACAAGCAGTTGAATGGCACCTGAGTAGCCATCGGGTGCGGTTGCCTCCATTACGGCACCTACCGCATCATCCCCTTTACGTGCAATAAAGACGCGATGCGTCCCTTTGCCTAACTGGGGAGCCTGAACAATAAAGCAGCTTTTCTGCAGGTCATTATCGTAGAAGTCAGACGGGATCACCTGATCAAACAGCGCTTTTTGCTGCTTCGTGGCCTGCTCATCAATCGTTGTTTTGGTCAGTTCGTTAACCAGCGCGGTCAGCCCTGTCAGGGCTGCGGCGAAAATTGCCAGCGTCACGCCGTGTTTTTGCATTGTTTTTAGCATGGCGAAACCCTTAGCGGTGACCGTATACGCGCGGACGCGTGTAGTAGTCGATAAGCGGAACGGTAATATTAGCGAGCAGGACGGCAAAGGCGACGCCATCGGGGTAACCGCCAAAGCTGCGGATAAGCCAGACCAGCAACCCCGCCAGCGCGCCAAAGATCATGCGGCCACGGTTGGTCGTTGAGGCCGTTACCGGATCGGTCAGAATAAAGAACGCGCCCAGCATAGTGGCACCAGAGAGCAGATGCATCTGTGGGCTGGCCAGTGATTCAGGGGCGAATAACCAACCGAGCGTAGAGCAGAGCGCCAGCGTCACGAGGAAACTGACCGGAATATGCCAGCGAATCGCTTTCTGTTGCAGCAGGAACACACCACCCAACAGATACGCCAGGTTGACCCACTGCCAGCCAGCACCTGCCAGCATGCCGCTGTAGATAGGCGATTTCATAATCTGCTCAACGCTGTGTCCGGCATGCAGGGACGTTTTAAAGGTATCGAGCGGCGTGGCCTGGCTAATACCGTCCACGCCCATACGCAGCGTGTTCATATCCGCACCGAGCGCCGTATGGCCGGTAAAGATCACCTGCAGCGCATCCATAAAGCCAGGCACGGTTGCAGCGATCTCATGCGGCGGCAACCAGCTGGTCATCTGCACCGGGAAGGAGATCAGCAGCACTACGTAACCAATCATCGCCGGGTTAAACGGGTTATGCCCCAGTCCGCCATAGAGCTGTTTAGCGATAATCACGGCGAATACCGTGCCTAACACCACCATCCACCACGGCGCAAACGGAGGAATACTGATTGCCAGCAGGAGGCCTGTCAGGAGCGCGGAGTTGTCGCTCAAAATACGGGTGACATTCATCTTGCGCAGCTTCAGGATCAGGGCTTCCGCCGCTAAGGCGCTGGCACAGCCAAGAACCAACTGGAAAAGGCTTCCCCAGCCGAAGAACCAGAGCTGTACGGCAATGCCAGGCAGTGCAGCCAGGCAGACCAGCATCATAATGCGTGATGTCTGGCGCTGGTTATGGGTATAAGGGGAACTTGCGATTCTGAAAACCATTTAATCCTCGTTAACGGCTTGCTGTGCGGCTTTCTTCGCCTGAACGCGCGCAATCGCGGCAGCGACGGCGGCTTTGCGTGGATCGTCGTTCGCGGCTTCGGATTGTTCTTCCTGCTGTGCCGCTTTACGCGCTTTGGCACGGGCGATGGCCGCTTCAACGGCTGCCTTGCGTGGGTCCACCGTTTCCGGTGCAGGTGCTACGTTCTGCTGTTCGGCTTTACGCGCTTTGGCGCGGGCGATGGCCGCTTCAACGGCTGCCTTGCGTGGGTCCACCGTTTCCGGTACAGGCGCTACGTTCTGCTGTTCGGCTTTACGCGCTTTGGCACGGGCGATGGCCGCTTCAACGGCTGCCTTGCGTGGGTCCACCGTTTCCGGTGCAGGCGCTACGCTCTGCTGTTCGGCTTTACGCGCTTTGGCGCGGGCGATGGCCGCTTCAACAGCAGCTTTACGCGGATCGACTTCAGCGTCTGCCTGCGTGTTTTTCGCTTTCTCTGCCTGACGAGCACGGGCTTCGGCCTTACGCGCTTCGCGGGCGGCAATCGCTTCACTGTTATCCGGCTTCTCGCCCGCAGCGATGACGATGGTTTGCGCCGCAGTCGCTTTTTTCTCGCGAACGCGTGCCAGCGCGGCGTTAATCGCGTCCTGATCTTTCTCACCAGGCTGCACAGCAGCTTGTTTATGACGTTCCTGGCGAGCGAGTTTCTCGCGCTCAAGTCGTGCCTGACGCGCCTCAAAACGGGCTTTCGCTTCGGCCGCGCGCTTCTCTTCCATCGAAATGGCGTAAATCTCTGCCTTCTCCTGACGGAAATACTGCACCAGCGGAATGTTGCTTGGGCAGACCCAGGCACAGGCACCGCACTCGATACAGTCGGCAAGATTGTGCGCTTTCGCCTTATCGTGCAATTGACCTTTGCTGTACCAGTAAAGCTGCTGCGGCAGCAGATCCGCCGGGCAGGCATCGGCACAGGCGCTGCAGCGAATACAGCCTTTCTCTTCCTGCTCTTCGCCCATCTCCGTTGGGGAAGGGGCGAGCAGGCAGTTGGTAATTTTCACCACCGGAACATCCAGCCACGGCAGGGTAAAGCCCATCAGCGGGCCGCCCATAATCACCATCTGGTCGCTGCCAGGGCAGAATCCGGCCTGTTCCAGCAGATGGCGTACCGGTGTGCCCAGACGCGCCCAGACGTTGCCAGGACGAGACACTGACTCACCGGTCAACGTCACCACGCGCTCGGTCAGCGGCTCGCCGTCAACAACCGCGCGTTTTACCGCATACGCCGTGCCGACGTTTTGCATCAGCACGCCAATATCAGAGGAACGACCGCCGTGCGGCACCTGTTTACCGGTCAGTATTTGCGTGAGCTGTTTCGCACCGCCAGACGGGTATTTGGTCGGGATGACGCGCAGGCTAATATCGTGGCTGCCCGCCAGCACTGCACGCAGCATGGAGATCGCCTGCGGTTTGTTATCTTCAATGCCGATCAGCACTTCACGTGGTTGCAGAATGTGCGCGAGGATACGAATGCCTTCCACCACCTGCGCAGCGCAGTCCTGCATCAGACGATCGTCTGCGGTAATGTACGGTTCACACTCGGCGGCGTTGATAATCAGCGTCTCGATTTTGTCGCCGCCACCGCGCAGTTTAATGCCCGTCGGGAACCCCGCGCCACCCAGCCCGGCCACGCCGAACTGATGAATACGTTCAATGAGCGCCTCACGGCTATGAGTGCGATAATCGCTCCAGCCATCACGTTCGATCCAGCGGTCTTCACCGTCGGCTTCAATGATAACGCTCAGTTCAGAGAGAGCAGAAGGGTGTGCCACGGTATGGGGAGCAATCGACACCACCCGGCCGGAGGTGGGGGCGTGTACCGGCAACATACGTCCACGACCAAAGGTCAACGGCTGGCCGCGAAGGACAAGGTCGCCTTCTTTCACGCACAGTTCGCCTTCCGTACCGATATGCTGTTTCAGCGGCATAACGTAACGGGTCGCCAGCGGTATTTGACGCAGCGGTGTGCCGTTGGACTGGGTTTTCATCTCTGGTGGATGAATGCCACCATCGAAGTCCCAAATCTTCTCTTTTCTGAAAGCAGAAAATAACTTAAGCATGTTGTTCCACAGGAATGATGCGAACCGGAATGGTTTGAAGATCCCACTTCCAGTTTTCGGTAGTCGTTTCAACCGGGCGTAATTCTATACACTGCGTCGGGCAGGGGGCCACGCAGAGGTTACAGCCGGTGCACAAATCCGCCACAACGGTGTGCATAGCGCGGGTTGCGCCGACGATAGCGTCAACGGGGCACGCCTGAATACATTTAGTGCAGCCAATGCAGTTGGCTTCGTCGATCACGGCGAGGGCTCGTACCGGCTCCTGCACCTCCGCACCGCCATCAACAGGCTGCGGATCGACATTAAGCAGGGCGGCAATTTTCAGCATTACCGCTTCGCCACCAGGCGCACAGCGGTTGATTTTTTCACCCTGAATACCCACCGCCTCCGCATAAGGGCGGCAGCCAGGGTAGCCACATTGCCCACACTGGCTCTGCGGTAACAGTTCATCGATTTTTTCAACAACCGGATCGTCCTCGACCGCGAAACGGCGGGAGGCATAGCCCAGAATGATGCCAAACACTAATCCCAGTACGCTGATGGACGCGATGGCAATCCAGATAGCATTCATTACAACTTCACCAGACCACTAAAGCCCATAAAGGCCAGAGACATTAAGCCCGCAGTAACGAGCGCAATCGCATTACCGCGAAACGGCGCAGGAATATCTGCCGCCGCCAGACGTTCACGAATCGAGGCGAACAGCACCATAACCAGAGAAAAACCTACCGCGGCGGAGAAACCGTACAGCGCCGACTGCATAAAGTTGTGCCCAAGGTTAATGTTCAGCAGCGCCACACCCAGCACGGCACAGTTGGTGGTGATCAGTGGCAGAAAGATGCCCAGCAGGCGATACAGCGCCGGGCTGGTTTTGCGTACAACCATTTCGGTGAATTGCACCACCACCGCGATGACCAGAATAAAGGCCAGCGTGCGTAAATAGGTTAAGCCCAACGGGATGAGGACCCAGGTGTCAATCCACCAGGCGCAAATCGACGCCAGCGTCATCACGAAGGTGGTCGCCAGCCCCATGCCCATTGCCGTCTCCAGTTTTTTGGAAACGCCCATAAACGGGCACAGGCCGAGGAACTTCACCAGCACGAAGTTGTTAACCAGCACAGTTCCGACAAAGAGCAGTAAGTAATCGGTCATTATTCAGCCTGAAATAAAAAAGCCGCCTATTATCGGACAAACCACACCAGGCGACAACAGGTTAACTGTAAGGTTATTACGGGTTAACGAAGGTGTTCTTCACGCGCGCTGAACGCTTGAAATAGGGCACCAGAAGCGCCGCCGCCAGCAGCGGGAACAGAAGCTGACGAACCGCCAGCGCGTCTGATACCGGTGAAAAAGCAAAAGCCTTTATCGCCAGCAGGACGGAGATCAGCAGCCAGATAATGTAGTGCTTTGGCACACTCTTGCGGCGCTTAAAGAATGCGATAGTCAGCCACAACGTGTAGTACCACATGGCAATCGCGAAAACGAATGAAACAAACCACATCGCAATATTAAGCACACTTTGCGACATCAATGTCTGGATTGCGTGAGGGGTGATCAATGCAGTGGTGTAAAGCAAAAGCGCCAGCGATGCGCTTAATAAGGCAACCAGCAGCCATGCCAGCGGGGCGATTAACCAGCCTCCAATTCTTTCTCCAGGCGATGCGGTCATGATCTCTCCCATCAGTCTGCGTGAAATGGTATACAGAAATTTGCAGGGCGGAGAGTATATAACATTTCACGCGGATGGCTACTTTCTTATAGTACATAACGCCATACAGATTTAGGGACTTCGCCCACATTGTACAGGCGGCCACCGGAGACAAGCTCTGCACGGCGATGGTCTGCGGCGCGGTACATATTGATGATGTCCTGATTATCCGCCAGCGTGTAGTTCAGATGGTCAAACAGTTTTTCCAGGCTCTCAAGGGAATTGATCTTGCGAAATTTTAATAAATAGTCCTGAACTGTCATATTAATAAGTTTCCATATAAAAGTGTGTAATACCAGTGAAGGTAATTCGTTCGAATAATAAACGGATTAATAAAGACGTAAACTGCCCACTCAGGTAACGCGACTAAATTAGGAGTTTTCTTTGTGAAGAAACAGGCATCAAGGATGCCTGGAAGAGAAGGTTAACCCTGTTCAACACGGCTGGCAATATGTAACTGACACGATATGTCACTCTTTATTACGGCGGTGAGATTACTTCGGTTGTACGACAGCGGCAGGCTCCGGCGGCTGGTAGTTATCGATATGGCTGGCAACGCCCAGCAAAATGACCGACACCCCAAGGACAATCCATCCCGCTAATTCAATGATTCGATTAATTATTGACGTCATGATTCGTGTTTGTAATTTATCCATAAATACAGATTGCAAATGCTACAGCGCAACATCTTTCCCGGCAAGTGCTTTGGGAACGATTCCCTTAAACAACATTAGCAAGTTATGCAAATGTTACAAAAACAACCGGCAGAGGATGCTATTTTAAGTCATATGGCACATTATTAATGTGGGGTGCTGGCAGGGCAACCAGGATGAAATAAGATGATTACCTGAGAGGGCAACGCTATGAGTGAAAATATCCGTGTCGGACTCATTGGTTATGGGTACGCAAGTAAAACCTTTCACGCCCCTCTGATTGCGGGGACGCCCGGCATGATGCTTGTGGCGATTTCCAGCAGCGATGCCACCAAAGTCCATGCCGACTGGCCCACCGTTCAGGTTGTATCTGAGCCTAAGCATCTGTTTAACGATCCCAACATTGACCTCATTGTTATTCCTACTCCCAACGATACCCACTTTCCGCTGGCAAAATCCGCGCTGGAGGCGGGCAAGCATGTGGTAGTCGACAAACCCTTTACCGTGACGTTGTCACAGGCTCGTGAACTGGATTCCCTGGCGCGAAGCCTGGGCAGGCTGCTGTCGGTCTTTCATAACCGCCGCTGGGACAGCGATTTCCTGACGGTGAAAGCGTTACTCAGCGAGGGAACACTCGGAGAGATTGTCTATTTTGAATCGCATTTTGACCGTTTTCGCCCGCAAGTGCGCTCCCGGTGGCGCGAACAGGCAGGCCCCGGTAGCGGTATCTGGTACGACTTAGCGCCGCATCTTCTCGATCAGGCCGTCAATCTGTTCGGGCTGCCGGTGAGCATGACCGTCGATCTGGCTCAGCTCAGATCGGGCGCGCAGACGACGGATTACTTTCACGCGATTTTGAGTTATCCGCAGCGCCGTATTGTGCTGCACGGGACGATGCTCGCTGCCGCAGAATCAGCACGCTACATTCTGCACGGCACGCGCGGTAGCTACGTGAAGTATGGCCTGGACCCTCAGGAGGATCGCCTGAAAAATGGTGAGCGTCTGCCGCAGGAGGACTGGGGTTATGACATGCGGGACGGCGTAGTGACGCGAGCAGAGGGGGAAGAACAGGTCCAGGAAACGCTGCTGACCATACCGGGCAACTATCCGGCGTATTATGCGGCTATTCGTGACGCACTGAACGGCACAGGGGAGAATCCGGTGCCCGCCAGTC is a genomic window containing:
- the nth gene encoding endonuclease III codes for the protein MNKEKRIAILTRLRNENPHPTTELNFTSPFELLIAVLLSAQATDVSVNKATALLYPVANTPQAMLDLGVEGVKSYIKTIGLFNSKAENVIKTCRILLEQHGGEVPEDRAALEALPGVGRKTANVVLNTAFGWPTIAVDTHIFRVSNRTNFAPGKNVEQVEEKLLKVVPAEFKVDCHHWLILHGRYTCIARKPRCGSCIIEDLCEFKEKVYS
- a CDS encoding electron transport complex subunit E, with translation MSQVKEVIVQGLWKNNSALVQLLGMCPLLAVTSTATNALGLGLATTLVLTLTNLSISALRRWTPSEIRIPIYVMIIASVVSVVQMLINAYAFGLYQSLGIFIPLIVTNCIVVGRAEAFAVKNSPAMSALDGFSIGMGATGAMFVLGSLREILGNGTLFDGADALLGGWARALRIEVFHTDTPFLLAMLPPGAFIGLGMMLAIKYLIDEKRKRRAAERSVQEGIPEKAS
- the rsxG gene encoding electron transport complex subunit RsxG; this translates as MLKTMQKHGVTLAIFAAALTGLTALVNELTKTTIDEQATKQQKALFDQVIPSDFYDNDLQKSCFIVQAPQLGKGTHRVFIARKGDDAVGAVMEATAPDGYSGAIQLLVGSDFSGTVLGTRVTEHHETPGLGDKIEPRLSDWILHFAGKVIHGENDTAFAVKKDGGEFDQFTGATITPRAVVNAVKRAGLYAETLPAQINNLPACEE
- the rsxD gene encoding electron transport complex subunit RsxD, which codes for MVFRIASSPYTHNQRQTSRIMMLVCLAALPGIAVQLWFFGWGSLFQLVLGCASALAAEALILKLRKMNVTRILSDNSALLTGLLLAISIPPFAPWWMVVLGTVFAVIIAKQLYGGLGHNPFNPAMIGYVVLLISFPVQMTSWLPPHEIAATVPGFMDALQVIFTGHTALGADMNTLRMGVDGISQATPLDTFKTSLHAGHSVEQIMKSPIYSGMLAGAGWQWVNLAYLLGGVFLLQQKAIRWHIPVSFLVTLALCSTLGWLFAPESLASPQMHLLSGATMLGAFFILTDPVTASTTNRGRMIFGALAGLLVWLIRSFGGYPDGVAFAVLLANITVPLIDYYTRPRVYGHR
- the rsxC gene encoding electron transport complex subunit RsxC; protein product: MLKLFSAFRKEKIWDFDGGIHPPEMKTQSNGTPLRQIPLATRYVMPLKQHIGTEGELCVKEGDLVLRGQPLTFGRGRMLPVHAPTSGRVVSIAPHTVAHPSALSELSVIIEADGEDRWIERDGWSDYRTHSREALIERIHQFGVAGLGGAGFPTGIKLRGGGDKIETLIINAAECEPYITADDRLMQDCAAQVVEGIRILAHILQPREVLIGIEDNKPQAISMLRAVLAGSHDISLRVIPTKYPSGGAKQLTQILTGKQVPHGGRSSDIGVLMQNVGTAYAVKRAVVDGEPLTERVVTLTGESVSRPGNVWARLGTPVRHLLEQAGFCPGSDQMVIMGGPLMGFTLPWLDVPVVKITNCLLAPSPTEMGEEQEEKGCIRCSACADACPADLLPQQLYWYSKGQLHDKAKAHNLADCIECGACAWVCPSNIPLVQYFRQEKAEIYAISMEEKRAAEAKARFEARQARLEREKLARQERHKQAAVQPGEKDQDAINAALARVREKKATAAQTIVIAAGEKPDNSEAIAAREARKAEARARQAEKAKNTQADAEVDPRKAAVEAAIARAKARKAEQQSVAPAPETVDPRKAAVEAAIARAKARKAEQQNVAPVPETVDPRKAAVEAAIARAKARKAEQQNVAPAPETVDPRKAAVEAAIARAKARKAAQQEEQSEAANDDPRKAAVAAAIARVQAKKAAQQAVNED
- the rsxB gene encoding electron transport complex subunit RsxB, translating into MNAIWIAIASISVLGLVFGIILGYASRRFAVEDDPVVEKIDELLPQSQCGQCGYPGCRPYAEAVGIQGEKINRCAPGGEAVMLKIAALLNVDPQPVDGGAEVQEPVRALAVIDEANCIGCTKCIQACPVDAIVGATRAMHTVVADLCTGCNLCVAPCPTQCIELRPVETTTENWKWDLQTIPVRIIPVEQHA
- the rsxA gene encoding electron transport complex subunit RsxA gives rise to the protein MTDYLLLFVGTVLVNNFVLVKFLGLCPFMGVSKKLETAMGMGLATTFVMTLASICAWWIDTWVLIPLGLTYLRTLAFILVIAVVVQFTEMVVRKTSPALYRLLGIFLPLITTNCAVLGVALLNINLGHNFMQSALYGFSAAVGFSLVMVLFASIRERLAAADIPAPFRGNAIALVTAGLMSLAFMGFSGLVKL
- a CDS encoding DUF2569 domain-containing protein — encoded protein: MTASPGERIGGWLIAPLAWLLVALLSASLALLLYTTALITPHAIQTLMSQSVLNIAMWFVSFVFAIAMWYYTLWLTIAFFKRRKSVPKHYIIWLLISVLLAIKAFAFSPVSDALAVRQLLFPLLAAALLVPYFKRSARVKNTFVNP
- the ydgT gene encoding transcription modulator YdgT, encoding MTVQDYLLKFRKINSLESLEKLFDHLNYTLADNQDIINMYRAADHRRAELVSGGRLYNVGEVPKSVWRYVL
- the blr gene encoding division septum protein Blr, with the translated sequence MNRIIELAGWIVLGVSVILLGVASHIDNYQPPEPAAVVQPK
- a CDS encoding oxidoreductase produces the protein MSENIRVGLIGYGYASKTFHAPLIAGTPGMMLVAISSSDATKVHADWPTVQVVSEPKHLFNDPNIDLIVIPTPNDTHFPLAKSALEAGKHVVVDKPFTVTLSQARELDSLARSLGRLLSVFHNRRWDSDFLTVKALLSEGTLGEIVYFESHFDRFRPQVRSRWREQAGPGSGIWYDLAPHLLDQAVNLFGLPVSMTVDLAQLRSGAQTTDYFHAILSYPQRRIVLHGTMLAAAESARYILHGTRGSYVKYGLDPQEDRLKNGERLPQEDWGYDMRDGVVTRAEGEEQVQETLLTIPGNYPAYYAAIRDALNGTGENPVPASQAIQIMELIELGIESAKHRATLCLA